A genomic stretch from Shewanella woodyi ATCC 51908 includes:
- a CDS encoding DUF2804 domain-containing protein: MGISQAQAAMIKTVIAPEEIINSRGKPIFGHFDGPVSSLALDKFKYFNEMDRQASNLARYFHYKQFQFVSIVTPHFIIGVAIADIRYVGSAFCYLFDIKKNRLVETSWLKPLGLGYSLTPSPMEGTAKISGGKGAVVFNLHEGIWSLSINTSTIHAELTLSPPVLSLPMVMCNPTGYSGWTYTQKHNGLTLKGQLTVNDEPQPLNRALASYDFSAGYMRRETSWRWACINAHSDEGIIGLNLAAGVNETGCNENVFWVNGERHLLGPVHFDFGRLRGEAQGGTQGESWRIYSGNGQVELTFSSLNCRQEKLNLLLLKSNFRQYIGYYSGYIIDNSGVKHILNNVLGLTEDHFARW, translated from the coding sequence ATGGGGATTTCTCAGGCTCAGGCAGCAATGATTAAAACAGTAATTGCGCCGGAGGAAATTATTAATAGTCGAGGTAAACCCATTTTCGGTCATTTTGATGGTCCAGTATCATCCTTAGCACTAGATAAATTTAAGTACTTTAATGAGATGGATAGACAAGCCTCTAACTTAGCTCGTTATTTTCATTACAAACAGTTCCAATTTGTCAGCATAGTCACACCTCACTTTATCATTGGCGTTGCCATTGCCGATATTCGCTATGTGGGCAGTGCATTTTGTTACCTCTTTGATATCAAGAAGAACAGATTGGTGGAGACCAGTTGGTTAAAACCTTTGGGCTTAGGTTACAGTTTAACGCCCTCGCCTATGGAGGGAACGGCCAAAATATCAGGAGGTAAGGGCGCAGTCGTATTTAACTTGCATGAGGGGATCTGGTCTCTATCTATCAATACTTCCACCATTCATGCTGAGTTAACTCTGTCACCGCCAGTATTGAGTTTACCCATGGTCATGTGCAATCCAACCGGATATAGCGGTTGGACCTACACCCAGAAACATAATGGATTAACACTCAAGGGTCAGCTTACCGTCAATGACGAGCCCCAACCTTTGAACCGAGCGTTAGCAAGTTATGACTTCTCCGCTGGTTATATGCGCCGAGAAACCAGTTGGCGCTGGGCATGTATCAATGCCCATAGTGATGAGGGGATTATCGGCTTGAATCTGGCGGCGGGGGTCAATGAAACTGGCTGTAATGAAAATGTATTTTGGGTCAATGGGGAGAGGCACCTACTAGGTCCTGTGCATTTTGACTTTGGCCGCTTAAGAGGCGAAGCCCAAGGGGGGACACAGGGTGAGTCGTGGCGAATTTATTCGGGTAATGGTCAGGTGGAGCTTACCTTTAGCTCGCTAAATTGCAGGCAAGAGAAGCTCAATTTACTCCTGTTGAAGAGTAATTTTAGGCAGTACATCGGGTACTACTCAGGTTATATTATCGATAACTCAGGCGTTAAACATATTCTAAATAATGTGTTGGGACTCACCGAAGATCACTTTGCTCGTTGGTGA
- the luxB gene encoding luciferase subunit beta yields MKFGLFFLNIQVDESSAEETLDNMVKTVTLIDSDEYYFDKVLINEHHFSKNGIIGAPITAAGFLLGLTNKLHIGSLNQIITTHHPVRIAEEASLLDQMSEGRFILGFSDSENKFEMAFFKRQLSSQQQQFEACYDIINDALTTGFCHPQNDFYDFPKVSINPHCVSENGPEQYVLASSKEVVTWAAKRALPLTFKWEDSLTDKERYANLYNETAKLFNVDVSNVNHQLTLIANLNDDGDIARQEVKQYLKSYITERYPDIDHAEKINTIIEENAIGTNDDYYESSLLAIDKTGAKTILLSFESMRDQNKVKNIIDMVNQKIFKNLN; encoded by the coding sequence ATGAAATTTGGATTGTTTTTTCTCAATATTCAAGTTGATGAGTCTAGCGCAGAAGAAACCTTAGATAATATGGTAAAAACTGTAACACTTATTGATTCTGATGAATATTATTTTGATAAAGTCCTCATTAATGAACATCACTTCTCTAAAAACGGCATTATTGGTGCACCAATCACTGCAGCCGGCTTCCTACTAGGATTGACCAATAAATTACATATAGGATCACTAAATCAGATAATTACGACTCATCACCCAGTACGTATAGCAGAGGAAGCTAGCTTACTCGATCAGATGTCTGAAGGGCGCTTCATTCTTGGTTTTAGCGACAGTGAAAACAAGTTTGAGATGGCTTTCTTTAAACGCCAACTCTCCTCTCAACAGCAGCAATTTGAAGCCTGCTACGACATTATCAATGATGCGCTAACAACAGGCTTTTGCCATCCACAAAATGACTTTTACGACTTTCCTAAAGTTTCAATCAACCCACACTGCGTTAGTGAGAATGGGCCTGAACAATATGTGCTAGCAAGCAGTAAAGAGGTTGTAACATGGGCAGCAAAAAGAGCGTTACCTTTAACCTTTAAATGGGAGGACTCTCTTACAGACAAAGAGCGCTACGCCAACCTATATAATGAAACAGCCAAGCTTTTCAATGTTGATGTATCAAACGTTAACCACCAGCTCACACTTATCGCTAACTTAAACGACGATGGAGATATCGCTCGTCAAGAGGTGAAACAGTATCTAAAAAGTTATATTACGGAAAGATACCCTGATATTGATCATGCTGAAAAAATTAATACGATCATAGAGGAAAATGCCATCGGCACTAATGATGATTACTATGAGTCGAGTTTATTAGCTATTGACAAGACAGGTGCAAAAACCATTTTGCTCTCATTTGAATCAATGAGAGACCAAAATAAGGTTAAAAATATCATTGATATGGTTAACCAGAAAATCTTCAAGAACCTTAATTAA
- the luxG gene encoding flavin mononucleotide reductase LuxG: MIIDCKISKIESAKNNIYKVYISPEQNIDFKAGQYIFIKLNDKKTPFSIANCPTENKIIELHIGSSNQDSSSTSIEYFVDALVNNSKFEIDAPHGEAWLRTNNYKPILLIAGGTGLSYINSILKNCLNRGFIQPIYLYWGVKNIDFLYADEELTQLSNKHCNLHYIPVIIEDEQAVWLGKKGTVIDAVMEDFTDLTPFDIYVCGPYQMAKAAKERLVSEKKANFEQMYADAFAYIK, encoded by the coding sequence ATGATCATTGATTGTAAGATATCAAAAATTGAATCGGCCAAAAACAATATATACAAGGTATATATTTCACCTGAACAGAATATTGATTTCAAAGCAGGTCAATACATTTTTATTAAATTAAATGATAAAAAGACACCATTTTCTATTGCAAACTGTCCTACAGAAAACAAAATTATTGAGCTACATATTGGAAGTTCAAATCAAGATAGCTCATCGACATCGATAGAATACTTTGTAGATGCATTAGTTAACAACAGTAAGTTTGAGATCGATGCACCACATGGTGAGGCATGGCTTCGAACTAACAATTATAAACCTATATTATTAATTGCCGGTGGCACTGGTTTATCCTATATCAACAGTATTCTTAAAAACTGCCTTAATCGAGGCTTTATCCAGCCTATCTATCTCTACTGGGGGGTCAAAAATATTGATTTCCTCTATGCTGATGAAGAGCTCACACAGTTATCAAACAAACACTGCAACTTACACTATATACCTGTCATTATCGAAGATGAGCAAGCGGTATGGCTTGGCAAGAAAGGAACCGTGATTGATGCTGTTATGGAGGATTTCACAGATTTAACTCCGTTTGATATTTATGTTTGTGGACCATATCAGATGGCTAAGGCTGCAAAAGAGCGGTTAGTTTCAGAAAAAAAAGCAAACTTTGAGCAGATGTATGCCGATGCCTTTGCTTATATAAAGTAA
- the luxA gene encoding luciferase subunit alpha, translated as MKFGNICFSYQPPGETHKQVMDRFVRLGVASEELGFDTYWTLEHHFTEFGLTGNLFVAAANLLGRTKTLNIGTMGVVLPTAHPTRQLEDLLLLDQLSKGRFNFGVVRGLYHKDFRVFGVNMEESRSITQNFHEMIMEGTQTGRIGSDSEHIEFPEVEVYPTAYSSEIATCMTAESASTTEWLAKKGLPMVLSWIIPTNEKKAQMELYNEIALEHGHDISKIDHCMTFICSVDHDKQKAREVCRAFLTNWYDSYVNATNIFNDSNQTRGYDYHKGQWRDFVLKGHTNTNRRVDYSHEINPVGTPEECIEIIQRDIDATGITNITCGFEANGSEDEIVASMERFMTLVAPFLKEPNNG; from the coding sequence ATGAAGTTCGGAAATATTTGTTTTTCATATCAACCCCCTGGGGAAACTCATAAACAGGTCATGGATCGTTTTGTAAGATTAGGTGTTGCATCTGAAGAGCTTGGTTTTGATACCTACTGGACTCTTGAGCACCACTTTACTGAGTTTGGTCTAACAGGAAACCTTTTTGTCGCTGCAGCAAACTTACTAGGTAGGACAAAAACCTTAAATATTGGAACCATGGGAGTTGTGCTCCCAACGGCCCACCCAACACGTCAACTAGAAGATCTCTTATTACTGGATCAGCTTTCTAAAGGTCGTTTTAACTTTGGGGTTGTTCGTGGCTTGTACCATAAAGACTTTAGAGTGTTTGGTGTCAATATGGAGGAATCAAGGAGCATCACACAAAATTTCCATGAGATGATTATGGAAGGAACACAAACAGGGAGAATCGGCTCGGATAGTGAACACATTGAGTTTCCAGAGGTCGAGGTTTATCCCACTGCTTATTCTAGTGAAATTGCAACCTGCATGACCGCTGAATCAGCAAGCACAACCGAATGGTTAGCCAAAAAGGGTCTGCCAATGGTACTCAGTTGGATCATTCCAACCAATGAGAAAAAAGCCCAGATGGAGCTCTACAATGAGATAGCACTCGAACATGGTCATGATATAAGCAAAATTGATCACTGCATGACCTTTATATGCTCAGTCGATCACGATAAACAAAAAGCACGGGAGGTATGTCGTGCCTTCCTAACTAATTGGTATGACTCATATGTTAATGCCACCAATATATTTAATGACAGTAATCAAACTCGTGGCTACGACTACCACAAAGGCCAATGGCGAGACTTTGTTTTAAAAGGTCATACAAACACAAACAGACGTGTTGATTATAGCCATGAAATTAACCCTGTAGGCACACCTGAGGAGTGCATCGAAATTATTCAACGCGATATCGATGCCACAGGTATTACCAATATAACGTGTGGCTTTGAGGCAAATGGCAGTGAGGATGAAATTGTCGCCTCTATGGAACGTTTTATGACACTCGTCGCTCCTTTTTTAAAAGAGCCTAATAACGGTTAA
- a CDS encoding YajG family lipoprotein — translation MKSLFLSLIALVVLSGCASQMPSHIALNPQIPDIQTQSHSLQPLALETIDTRPANFIVRFNNGDEAAKLVSPSEAPRRQMDEVFREGLIKAGYQVTPSSMKQVQFQLEQLLTDVNDTTFGYEANSNIVINVIAKNDRDTLTKRYTARNTVTGPFSADFATLELAINKLLDELSSKILTDPELNTFIQQ, via the coding sequence ATGAAATCTCTTTTTCTATCATTAATTGCGCTAGTTGTTCTATCGGGCTGTGCTTCTCAAATGCCAAGCCACATTGCACTCAACCCTCAAATACCCGATATCCAAACTCAATCTCACTCCTTGCAGCCTCTGGCACTGGAAACCATAGATACCCGTCCAGCCAACTTTATCGTTCGATTCAATAATGGCGATGAGGCAGCTAAGCTAGTGAGCCCGTCTGAAGCGCCAAGAAGGCAGATGGATGAGGTGTTTCGTGAGGGATTAATCAAAGCTGGATATCAGGTTACTCCCAGCTCAATGAAACAGGTACAGTTTCAATTAGAGCAGCTATTAACCGACGTTAACGACACCACTTTTGGCTATGAAGCTAACAGCAATATTGTGATCAATGTGATTGCAAAAAATGATCGCGATACACTCACCAAACGCTATACCGCCCGTAACACAGTAACAGGGCCATTTAGTGCAGACTTTGCCACCCTTGAGCTTGCCATTAATAAACTGCTTGATGAGCTAAGCAGTAAAATTTTAACCGATCCTGAACTCAATACTTTTATTCAGCAGTGA
- a CDS encoding porin family protein, whose product MIKSLSISLPLLASFLTFSQAANAGDSSHYIGGTLGYGFHEFETEKYGQASFSDSVTFDLYYRHMVNDNFGIEVGGMSGSGGAFSILSDIWNDVKGLSYRGLRTTAYARLPLGISNSLYAKAGTAYQWVDYNVRQDKETVSVSETDNGFYGAIGWEFRFRNGLALNAEYQHVPMSNLTLRSYNFGINYPF is encoded by the coding sequence ATGATTAAATCACTTTCTATTTCATTGCCACTTTTAGCTTCATTTCTTACTTTTAGTCAAGCAGCAAATGCAGGGGACTCTAGTCACTATATTGGCGGAACTTTAGGCTATGGTTTTCATGAGTTTGAAACCGAAAAGTATGGTCAAGCAAGTTTCAGTGACAGTGTCACTTTCGATCTGTATTACCGCCATATGGTCAATGATAATTTTGGAATTGAAGTTGGTGGAATGTCAGGTTCTGGTGGTGCTTTTAGCATCTTGTCGGATATCTGGAATGACGTGAAAGGGCTAAGTTATCGTGGTTTACGAACCACGGCATATGCCAGATTGCCACTGGGTATCAGTAATAGCCTTTATGCTAAAGCTGGTACAGCTTACCAATGGGTTGATTATAATGTTCGTCAAGATAAGGAAACTGTGAGTGTTAGTGAAACGGATAATGGATTTTATGGTGCAATAGGTTGGGAGTTTAGGTTTCGAAACGGACTCGCTTTAAATGCTGAGTATCAACATGTGCCGATGAGTAACTTGACGTTGAGAAGTTATAACTTCGGGATTAATTATCCGTTCTAG
- a CDS encoding acyl transferase translates to MTNEDTFSTIDHAINLETGKTIRVWETFPKDNSLVKNNTILIASGFARRMDHFAGLAEYLSSNGFHVIRYDSLHHVGLSSGNINEFSMTIGKKSLLTVIEWLKRRNINKFGLIAASLSARIAYDVANEIDLSFLVTAVGVVNLRDTLERALKYDYLQLPIEELPEDLDFEGHNLGSEIFVTDCFKHQWDTFNSTKNKMKDLNIPFIAFTANDDSWVKQNEVLELIESLNPEKCQLYSLIGSSHDLGENLVVLRNFYQSVTKAAIALDKGSLNLDINIIEPKFEDITSVTVKERRLKHNIESLELA, encoded by the coding sequence ATGACTAATGAAGATACTTTCTCAACGATTGATCATGCTATCAATCTAGAGACAGGTAAAACGATTCGAGTTTGGGAAACTTTCCCAAAAGATAACTCCTTAGTGAAAAATAACACCATTCTGATTGCTTCAGGCTTTGCTAGAAGAATGGATCACTTTGCAGGGTTAGCAGAGTATCTATCATCGAATGGATTCCACGTTATTCGTTATGACTCTCTGCACCACGTGGGACTAAGTAGCGGTAATATAAATGAATTTTCAATGACAATAGGAAAAAAAAGCCTACTCACAGTCATCGAGTGGCTCAAGAGGCGTAATATTAATAAATTTGGCCTTATCGCCGCAAGTTTATCGGCCAGAATAGCCTATGATGTCGCCAACGAAATTGACCTCTCCTTCTTAGTTACTGCCGTTGGTGTCGTGAACCTACGTGACACCTTAGAGAGAGCCCTTAAATATGATTACCTACAACTCCCAATTGAAGAACTCCCCGAAGATCTTGACTTCGAAGGGCATAATTTAGGCTCAGAGATATTTGTGACTGACTGCTTTAAACATCAGTGGGACACCTTCAACTCAACCAAGAATAAAATGAAAGACTTAAACATTCCCTTCATTGCCTTCACTGCCAATGATGATTCCTGGGTTAAACAAAATGAAGTATTAGAGTTAATAGAAAGTTTGAACCCTGAGAAATGCCAACTGTATTCATTAATTGGAAGTTCACATGACTTAGGTGAAAACCTGGTTGTTTTAAGAAACTTTTATCAGTCAGTAACAAAGGCCGCAATCGCTTTAGACAAAGGCAGCCTAAATCTTGACATTAATATTATCGAACCAAAATTTGAAGATATAACCAGCGTTACGGTTAAAGAACGAAGGTTAAAACATAATATTGAATCTCTTGAGTTGGCTTAA
- a CDS encoding porin family protein, with protein MRNVLLVAFCLMSSVAYAGESDHIIGGSVGYGSQDFESNDGKEFSAGDSFSSDIYYRYMLNEHFGLEAGVMSGTGGIVSAISGVFTSVDNISYKGFRGAVYGQVPLSESNHLYAKAGMSANQLDYDFRGVFSSDEVKSIESSGNDFYGAVGWEVRFQSGLGLNLEYQYVPVQELQVHSFNFGMSYRF; from the coding sequence ATGAGAAACGTACTGTTGGTGGCCTTCTGCCTAATGAGTTCTGTGGCCTATGCTGGTGAATCAGATCATATTATTGGCGGGAGCGTCGGCTATGGATCTCAAGATTTTGAGTCCAATGATGGCAAGGAATTTAGCGCTGGGGACAGTTTTAGTTCTGATATCTATTATCGATACATGCTTAATGAGCACTTTGGTCTTGAAGCTGGTGTCATGTCTGGTACTGGTGGCATAGTCAGTGCAATTTCTGGTGTATTTACTAGTGTTGATAATATTAGCTATAAAGGTTTTAGAGGCGCCGTTTATGGGCAAGTTCCACTCTCTGAGAGTAACCATCTCTATGCTAAAGCTGGCATGAGTGCCAATCAGCTAGATTATGACTTTAGAGGCGTTTTCAGTAGTGATGAGGTTAAGAGTATTGAAAGTAGTGGCAACGATTTTTATGGTGCTGTCGGCTGGGAGGTTCGTTTTCAATCGGGTCTTGGTTTAAATCTGGAGTATCAATATGTCCCAGTGCAGGAGTTACAAGTACACAGCTTCAATTTCGGCATGAGTTATCGCTTTTAA
- a CDS encoding peptidylprolyl isomerase: protein MIRLFNAFILLCLSQSALAVDIQPNTLYPKVQLDTSMGKIVVELDRTRAPITVDNFLTYVVKGHYDKTLFHRVIAEFVVQGGGLDLKQEERPVDAPIINESGNGLSNSFGTIAMARDQNPHSATSQFYFNVAENQRLDPSSRRWGYAVFGEVIEGEEVLTAMSNVETGHNAKLKWPDFPIKEIILEKATLLPRD from the coding sequence ATGATCCGCTTATTCAACGCCTTCATTTTACTCTGTTTAAGCCAAAGTGCCTTAGCTGTCGATATTCAGCCCAACACCCTCTATCCCAAAGTGCAACTTGACACGAGTATGGGTAAAATAGTGGTAGAGCTCGATAGAACCCGAGCGCCAATCACAGTCGATAACTTTCTCACCTATGTGGTAAAAGGTCACTACGATAAGACACTGTTTCACAGGGTCATTGCCGAATTTGTTGTGCAAGGCGGCGGATTAGATCTTAAGCAGGAGGAGCGTCCAGTTGACGCTCCTATTATCAATGAGTCTGGCAACGGCTTATCTAATAGCTTTGGCACAATTGCGATGGCGCGAGATCAAAATCCCCATTCCGCAACCAGTCAGTTTTACTTCAACGTTGCTGAAAACCAGAGGCTAGACCCATCATCGAGACGCTGGGGATACGCGGTATTTGGTGAGGTGATCGAAGGTGAGGAGGTACTCACTGCCATGTCGAATGTTGAGACAGGACACAATGCAAAACTTAAATGGCCTGACTTTCCGATAAAAGAGATCATATTAGAAAAGGCAACGCTACTACCCAGAGACTAA
- the luxE gene encoding long-chain-fatty-acid--protein ligase LuxE, whose protein sequence is MAILKPIEKCDIIASSEIDDLIFMSSPQEWTFEEQKEIQDRLVRESFDYHYNRNEDYRQYCITQHINENILSIDDIPVYPTSVFKHLRLHTANESEIENWYTSSGTSGVKSHIARDRLSIERLLGSVNFGMKYVGDWFDHQMELVNLGPDRFNTNNVWFKYVMSLVELLYPTEFTVDDDQIDFKKTVDSLFRIHSTTKDICLIGPPYFIFLLCQYMKENRIELNAGTRLHIITGGGWKSNQSESLNRHDFNQMLMGTFHLANENQIRDTFNQVELNTCFFEDKFQRKHVPPWVYARALDPVTLKPVPEGEQGLLSYMDASSTGYPAFIITDDIGTVQHIKAPDPYPGTTIEIIRRLSTRAQKGCALSMSNSIKGKATLRMDV, encoded by the coding sequence ATGGCTATTCTAAAACCCATTGAAAAATGCGATATCATTGCAAGTTCAGAAATTGACGATCTTATTTTTATGAGTTCCCCACAAGAGTGGACATTTGAAGAACAAAAAGAGATCCAAGATAGGCTTGTTCGAGAATCATTTGATTACCATTACAATAGAAATGAAGATTATAGACAGTACTGTATCACTCAACATATTAACGAAAACATTCTTTCCATTGATGATATCCCAGTATATCCAACATCGGTGTTTAAACACTTAAGACTACACACAGCTAATGAATCCGAAATTGAAAATTGGTACACAAGTAGCGGTACTAGCGGTGTAAAAAGTCATATCGCCCGTGATAGGCTGAGTATCGAAAGGTTACTTGGCTCAGTCAACTTTGGAATGAAGTATGTTGGTGATTGGTTCGATCATCAAATGGAGTTAGTCAATCTTGGACCAGATCGCTTCAACACAAATAATGTTTGGTTTAAATATGTTATGAGTTTGGTTGAGTTGCTTTATCCAACTGAATTTACAGTAGATGACGACCAAATTGACTTTAAAAAAACCGTAGATAGTCTATTTCGCATTCACAGCACAACCAAAGATATTTGCTTAATTGGCCCCCCTTATTTCATCTTTCTTTTATGCCAATATATGAAAGAAAATCGTATTGAGCTAAATGCAGGAACTCGGCTACATATCATCACTGGCGGGGGATGGAAATCCAATCAAAGTGAATCGTTAAACCGTCATGATTTCAATCAAATGCTAATGGGGACTTTTCATCTAGCAAATGAAAATCAAATACGTGACACTTTTAACCAAGTTGAATTAAACACCTGTTTTTTTGAAGATAAATTTCAAAGAAAACATGTTCCCCCTTGGGTTTATGCCCGTGCTCTCGACCCTGTAACATTAAAGCCTGTTCCAGAGGGAGAGCAAGGGTTACTCAGCTATATGGATGCATCCTCTACTGGCTATCCAGCTTTCATTATCACTGACGATATCGGAACTGTTCAACACATAAAGGCACCTGATCCATATCCAGGAACAACAATTGAAATAATACGAAGATTAAGCACTCGAGCACAAAAAGGGTGTGCACTCTCTATGTCCAATTCAATAAAAGGCAAAGCGACATTAAGGATGGATGTATGA
- the luxC gene encoding long-chain-fatty-acyl-CoA reductase LuxC has translation MKKYIPMIIGGVIQEEKLENNRELTLSSDNKVSLPILDKVLAEKVVAHTIDNKLTLNKIVNFLYTVGQRWKSEEYARRRTYIRDLQNFLGYSSEMAKLEANWIAMLLCSKSALYDIVSNDLSSQHIIDEWLPQGDCYVKALPKGRSVHLLAGNVPLSGITSILRAILTKNECVIKTSSTDPFTATALVSSFIDVDSEHTITRSMSVMYWSHNEEISLPLKIMNSADVVIAWGGDDAIKWAIKHTPPHANILKFGPKKSLTVIDNPKDLTAAAIGVAHDICFYDQQACFSTQSVYYIGEQLASFIHELEKQLTIYSKILPKGTQTFDEKAAFSLTDKECLFSGFQVNKGENQSWLIINSSLNNVGNQPLSRSVYIHQASDIKEVLPFVNKGATQTVSIFPWKSSFKYRDQLAEHGAERIVESGMNNIFRVGGSHDGMRPLQHLVNYISQERPSSYTTKDVAVEIEQTRYLEEDKFLVFVP, from the coding sequence ATGAAGAAATATATTCCTATGATAATTGGCGGTGTGATCCAAGAAGAGAAACTAGAAAATAATAGAGAGCTGACGTTAAGCAGTGACAATAAGGTTTCGCTGCCTATTCTTGACAAGGTTCTTGCCGAAAAAGTCGTTGCACACACTATAGATAATAAATTAACCCTGAATAAAATTGTTAACTTCCTATATACCGTTGGGCAGCGCTGGAAAAGTGAGGAGTACGCACGACGTCGCACTTATATCCGAGACTTACAAAACTTTCTTGGATACTCGAGTGAGATGGCTAAATTAGAAGCCAATTGGATTGCGATGTTGTTATGTTCCAAAAGTGCTCTATATGACATTGTAAGCAATGATTTAAGCTCACAACATATTATTGACGAGTGGCTTCCACAAGGAGACTGCTATGTAAAAGCACTCCCCAAAGGGAGAAGCGTTCACTTACTTGCTGGTAATGTTCCTTTATCGGGTATCACCTCAATTCTTAGGGCGATTCTAACTAAGAATGAATGCGTGATTAAAACCTCTTCAACCGACCCCTTTACAGCAACAGCCTTAGTTTCAAGTTTTATTGATGTAGATTCAGAGCACACTATCACTCGATCAATGTCAGTGATGTATTGGTCTCACAATGAAGAGATCTCATTGCCATTGAAAATTATGAACAGTGCCGATGTTGTTATCGCTTGGGGAGGAGATGATGCCATTAAGTGGGCGATAAAACACACTCCGCCCCATGCAAATATCTTAAAGTTCGGCCCTAAAAAAAGCCTTACTGTTATCGATAACCCTAAAGATTTGACTGCAGCTGCTATAGGGGTCGCTCATGATATCTGTTTTTATGATCAACAAGCCTGCTTCTCCACACAAAGCGTTTATTACATAGGTGAACAGCTAGCTTCATTTATTCATGAACTCGAAAAACAGTTAACTATCTATTCAAAAATATTGCCCAAGGGAACTCAGACTTTTGATGAAAAAGCAGCATTCAGTCTAACTGACAAGGAGTGCTTATTTTCTGGATTCCAAGTTAATAAAGGAGAAAACCAAAGCTGGTTGATCATAAATTCTTCTCTAAATAACGTTGGCAATCAACCTCTCTCTCGCTCTGTATATATCCATCAAGCCAGTGATATCAAAGAGGTACTTCCTTTTGTCAATAAAGGAGCAACACAGACAGTTTCAATATTCCCTTGGAAATCTTCATTTAAATACAGAGACCAACTCGCTGAGCATGGTGCTGAACGTATTGTTGAATCAGGCATGAACAACATTTTTCGTGTTGGAGGTTCACATGACGGTATGCGACCTCTTCAGCATTTAGTGAACTACATATCCCAAGAGAGGCCCTCAAGTTATACAACCAAAGATGTCGCTGTCGAAATAGAACAAACCCGCTATTTAGAAGAAGACAAGTTTCTCGTCTTCGTCCCTTAA